From the genome of Geminocystis herdmanii PCC 6308, one region includes:
- a CDS encoding DUF1997 domain-containing protein: MFSNTEIYFQAQETVDLEVKQQTIPIQHYLRQPFRLVKTIANERLMKVLGFDRYQLQMKPINFLEIYHFQPTVILKVWTGASGNVYLQSESCEIKGIDYINQRFSLNLKGKLTAIERDGKTYLQGKANLTVKVDLPPPLWFTPKSILQTTGNSLLKGVLMRIKHQLVSQLLQDYYTFSQEEKMNTFNHALFPSNYPS, from the coding sequence TTGTTTAGCAATACCGAAATTTATTTTCAGGCACAGGAAACCGTTGATTTGGAAGTCAAACAACAAACTATCCCCATTCAACATTACCTTCGACAACCCTTTCGTCTTGTCAAAACCATCGCCAATGAAAGGTTAATGAAAGTTTTAGGTTTCGATCGTTATCAACTGCAGATGAAACCAATTAACTTTTTAGAGATATATCACTTTCAACCCACGGTTATTTTAAAAGTTTGGACTGGTGCAAGTGGAAATGTCTATTTGCAATCTGAATCTTGCGAAATCAAAGGAATTGACTATATAAATCAAAGATTTTCTCTCAACTTAAAAGGTAAATTAACAGCCATAGAAAGAGATGGAAAAACTTACTTACAAGGCAAAGCTAATTTGACAGTAAAAGTGGATTTACCCCCCCCTCTATGGTTTACACCAAAATCTATTTTACAGACTACTGGAAATAGTTTATTAAAAGGAGTTTTGATGCGGATTAAACATCAATTAGTTTCTCAACTATTGCAGGATTATTATACCTTTTCTCAAGAGGAAAAAATGAACACCTTTAACCATGCCTTATTCCCTAGCAATTATCCTTCCTAA
- the psbA gene encoding photosystem II q(b) protein, which produces MTTTLQQQQSSAWEQFCQWITSTNNRLYVGWFGTLMIPTLLTATTCFIIAFIAAPPVDIDGIREPVAGSLLYGNNIISGAVVPSSNAIGLHFYPIWEAASLDEWLYNGGPYQLVVFHFLIGIFCYMGRQWELSFRLGMRPWICVAYSAPVSAATAVFLIYPIGQGSFSDAMPLGISGTFNFMLVFQAEHNILMHPFHMLGVAGVFGGSLFSAMHGSLVTSSLVRETTETESQNYGYKFGQEEETYNIVAAHGYFGRLIFQYASFNNSRALHFFLGAWPVIGIWFTAMGVSTMAFNLNGFNFNQSILDSQGHVIGTWADVLNRANIGIEVMHERNAHNFPLDLASADAVSAPVING; this is translated from the coding sequence ATGACTACCACTTTACAGCAACAACAGTCTTCCGCATGGGAGCAGTTTTGTCAGTGGATCACTTCTACCAACAACCGCTTATATGTAGGTTGGTTCGGTACTTTAATGATCCCTACCCTCTTAACTGCCACCACTTGTTTTATTATCGCTTTCATCGCAGCTCCTCCCGTGGACATTGACGGTATTCGTGAGCCTGTAGCTGGTTCTTTGTTATACGGAAACAACATCATCTCTGGTGCAGTTGTTCCTTCCTCGAACGCTATCGGTTTACACTTCTACCCCATTTGGGAAGCAGCTTCCTTAGATGAATGGTTATACAACGGTGGTCCTTACCAATTAGTAGTATTCCACTTCTTAATCGGAATCTTCTGCTACATGGGTCGTCAGTGGGAATTATCTTTCCGCTTAGGAATGCGCCCTTGGATCTGTGTTGCTTACTCTGCACCTGTATCTGCTGCAACTGCTGTATTCTTAATCTACCCCATCGGTCAAGGTTCTTTCTCTGATGCTATGCCTTTAGGAATCTCTGGAACATTCAACTTCATGTTAGTATTCCAAGCAGAACACAACATTTTAATGCACCCCTTCCATATGTTAGGAGTAGCAGGTGTGTTTGGTGGTTCTTTATTCTCCGCAATGCACGGTTCTCTCGTAACTTCTTCTTTAGTTCGTGAAACCACCGAAACCGAGTCTCAAAACTATGGTTACAAATTCGGTCAAGAAGAAGAAACCTACAACATCGTAGCAGCTCACGGTTATTTCGGTCGCTTAATTTTCCAATATGCTTCCTTCAACAATAGCCGCGCGTTACACTTCTTCTTAGGTGCATGGCCTGTCATCGGTATTTGGTTCACCGCAATGGGTGTATCAACCATGGCTTTCAACTTAAATGGTTTCAACTTCAACCAATCTATCTTAGATAGCCAAGGTCATGTAATTGGAACTTGGGCAGACGTATTAAACCGTGCTAACATCGGTATCGAAGTAATGCACGAACGTAATGCTCACAACTTCCCCTTAGACTTAGCCTCTGCTGATGCAGTATCTGCACCCGTAATCAACGGTTAA